The following are encoded in a window of Rhizobium sp. 11515TR genomic DNA:
- the glpD gene encoding glycerol-3-phosphate dehydrogenase, translating into MSEQIYDIFVIGGGINGCGIARDAVGRGYKVALAEMNDFASGTSSGATKLIHGGLRYLEHYEFRLVRESLMEREVLWAMAPHIIWPMRFVLPYHKGGIRPAWLIRLGLFLYDHLGGRKLLPPTATLDMKKDPAGKPLKALFTKAFEYSDGWVDDARMVVLNARDAADRGATIMPRTKVVSARREGAVWAIETENTVSGEKREFRSRMLVNAAGPWVDQVLSGTFGKNQVHNVRLVQGSHIVVRKKFDDPRAYFFQNPDNRIIFAIPYEQDFTLIGTTDRDYKDDPKDMKITEGETTYLCNAASEYFKEPVKPEDIVWTYSAVRPLYDDGASKAQEATRDYVLKVEGEEGQAPLLNVFGGKLTTYRRLGEHALEKIGEAIGLKGTPWTAGSSLPGGDFPVRGYEAEVSKLKSRYPFLADPHARRLIRRYGTRAAMILGNAKTIADLGRCFGSDLYEAEVRYLMEQEWAYNAADILWRRSKKGLYLSNEEAAALDSYMAESHAHA; encoded by the coding sequence CTACAAGGTCGCGCTCGCCGAGATGAACGACTTCGCCTCCGGCACGTCGTCGGGCGCCACGAAGCTCATCCATGGCGGCCTGCGCTACCTCGAACATTACGAATTCCGTCTCGTGCGCGAATCGCTGATGGAGCGCGAAGTGCTCTGGGCAATGGCGCCGCACATCATCTGGCCGATGCGCTTCGTCCTGCCTTACCATAAGGGCGGCATCCGCCCGGCCTGGCTCATCCGGCTCGGCCTTTTTCTCTACGACCACCTTGGTGGGCGAAAGCTGCTGCCGCCGACCGCGACACTGGACATGAAGAAGGATCCGGCGGGCAAGCCGCTGAAAGCGCTCTTCACCAAGGCTTTCGAATATTCTGACGGCTGGGTCGACGATGCCCGCATGGTGGTATTGAATGCCCGCGACGCGGCCGACCGCGGCGCAACGATCATGCCGAGAACGAAAGTGGTCTCGGCCCGCCGCGAAGGCGCGGTCTGGGCGATCGAAACGGAAAATACGGTCAGCGGCGAAAAACGCGAGTTTCGTTCGCGCATGCTGGTCAATGCCGCAGGTCCCTGGGTCGATCAGGTGCTGTCCGGTACCTTCGGCAAGAACCAGGTGCACAATGTCCGTCTCGTTCAGGGCAGCCATATTGTCGTGCGCAAGAAGTTCGATGATCCCCGCGCCTATTTCTTCCAGAACCCGGACAACCGCATCATCTTCGCCATCCCTTACGAGCAGGATTTCACGCTGATCGGCACCACGGATCGCGACTACAAGGACGATCCGAAGGATATGAAGATCACCGAGGGGGAAACCACCTATCTCTGCAACGCCGCCAGCGAATACTTCAAAGAGCCGGTTAAGCCCGAAGATATCGTCTGGACCTACTCGGCCGTCCGCCCGCTCTATGACGATGGCGCATCGAAGGCGCAGGAAGCCACGCGCGATTACGTGCTGAAGGTCGAAGGCGAAGAAGGCCAGGCACCGCTGCTCAATGTCTTCGGCGGCAAGCTCACCACCTATCGCCGTCTCGGCGAGCATGCGCTGGAAAAGATCGGCGAGGCGATCGGCCTCAAGGGCACGCCTTGGACTGCCGGCAGTTCCCTACCCGGCGGCGACTTTCCGGTTCGCGGTTATGAGGCCGAAGTCTCCAAGCTGAAATCACGCTATCCCTTCCTCGCCGATCCGCATGCCCGCCGCCTCATCCGCCGCTACGGCACACGCGCCGCCATGATCCTTGGCAACGCGAAGACGATCGCTGACCTCGGCCGCTGTTTCGGAAGCGATCTCTACGAGGCGGAAGTGCGCTACCTGATGGAACAGGAATGGGCGTATAACGCCGCAGACATCCTGTGGCGGCGCTCCAAGAAGGGTCTTTATCTTTCGAACGAAGAAGCCGCAGCTCTCGACAGCTATATGGCAGAGAGCCACGCCCACGCCTGA
- the soxR gene encoding redox-sensitive transcriptional activator SoxR: MGKIDPAQFPKLLTVGEVAARSGVAVSALHFYEAKGLIASHRSRGNQRRYPREVLRRVSIIKVAQRVGIPLAEIQAALQSLPQGRTPTASDWKALSERWKDDLDARIRRLQGLRDQLDSCIGCGCLSLDSCPLRNPWDALSEEGAGPRLLDPGE; the protein is encoded by the coding sequence ATGGGAAAAATCGACCCGGCTCAATTTCCGAAGCTGCTGACGGTCGGTGAGGTGGCGGCGCGCAGCGGCGTGGCCGTATCGGCGCTGCATTTCTACGAGGCGAAAGGGCTGATCGCGAGCCACCGCAGCCGTGGCAATCAAAGGCGCTACCCCCGCGAGGTGCTGCGGCGAGTCTCCATCATCAAGGTGGCCCAACGCGTCGGTATTCCGCTTGCCGAGATTCAGGCGGCTCTTCAATCGCTGCCGCAGGGGCGCACGCCGACGGCATCCGACTGGAAGGCGCTTTCGGAGCGATGGAAGGACGATCTCGACGCTCGCATCAGGCGTCTGCAGGGACTTCGCGATCAGCTGGACAGCTGCATCGGTTGCGGCTGCCTGTCGCTCGATAGCTGTCCCTTGCGCAATCCGTGGGACGCGCTTTCCGAAGAAGGCGCAGGCCCGCGCCTGCTCGATCCCGGAGAGTGA